The following coding sequences lie in one Daphnia pulex isolate KAP4 chromosome 1, ASM2113471v1 genomic window:
- the LOC124202552 gene encoding eEF1A lysine and N-terminal methyltransferase-like: MNLLPKSSSEFSQQDYWDKFFKTRGKKAFEWYGTYNQLYGVLHKYINPRDNILVGGCGNSTLSADLYNAGFTSMTNVDISETVIEQMIKQYEKTHPLMKFVAMDLLQMSFDAETFTCFLDKGTLDALMSDTDQESRERAENMFKEIDRILKVGGRYVCISLLQEHILHCLIAYFHNLGWMIRICRCEEAESQEDPTDLKQKKTSGSGRFPFPVFTVVCTKFKKMERMTPLLEFCPDEKNIERLSSVGQLKERVQSVQHFATLCHQISHDEKASQDVFIELMDPKSTKKTPKYTLFIVDRPCKSNQKFAAFVVPQGRETDWLFGSNEGRRQLADNAKFQRLLVIHLGRDHQFASLDCVQTELAGIVSSLQPQGLPPNTQIPFLSLGAQVNQRKEIHRGVSDSTGEYVVEEVEEEDDGKPVILRRLIFLSNPNVIQSEARMKNGKVDLKYLACQHHLVMVEELRQNLDMTNHGLKSILVLGLGGGALCTYLHQAYPQFKVDGVEIDPTMVDLARKYFGFKPSENLRPHIADGLSFVQDAAASESRERYGCIMLDVDCKDRSLEISCPPPSFLEPNFIQSVKQCLNPQGIFFMNLVCRDEARRNGVTEMLRESFASVQIKKIKGEVNEIITCHPSSPSLSKASGGRKSSKK, translated from the exons ATGAATCTATTACCAAAATCTAGTTCCGAATTTAGTCAGCAAGATTACTgggacaaatttttcaaaacaagagggaaaaaagcTTTCGAGTG GTATGGCACATATAACCAACTTTATGGTGTGCTTCATAAATACATCAACCCACGAGATAACATTCTTGTAGGAGGATGTGGAAATTCAACACTTAGTGCTGACTTGTACAATGCCGGGTTTAC CTCCATGACAAATGTTGATATTAGTGAAACTGTAATTGAACAAATGATCAAGCAATATGAAAAAACTCATCCTTTGATGAAATTTGTAGCTATGGATTTGCTTCAAATGAGCTTTGATGCTGAAACATTCACATGTTTCTTGGATAAAGGAACGTTAGATGCCCTTATGTCTGATACTGACCAAGAATCTAGAGAAAGAGCTGAAAACATGTTTAAG GAAATTGATAGAATACTTAAAGTTGGAGGAAGATATGTCTGTATCTCGTTGCTCCAAGAACACATTCTTCACTGTCTCATTGCATACTTTCACAATTTAG GATGGATGATTCGTATATGCCGGTGTGAAGAAGCTGAAAGTCAGGAAGATCCCActgatttaaaacaaaagaaaacatcagGTAGCGGTCGTTTTCCGTTTCCCGTGTTCACTGTTGTGTGcactaaattcaaaaaaatggaacGCATGACGCCGTTGCTCGAATTTTGTCCCGATGAAAAAAACATAGAGAGATTATCAAGTGTGGGTCAGTTAAAGGAACGAGTTCAATCCGTTCAACATTTCGCTACATTGTGCCATCAAATCAGTCATGACGAGAAAGCCTCGCAAGATGTTTTCATTGAATTAATGGACCCCAAGTCGACcaagaaaaccccaaaatatACGCTTTTCATCGTGGATCGCCCATGtaaatcgaatcaaaagtTTGCTGCGTTTGTCGTTCCGCAAGGAAG AGAGACAGATTGGCTGTTTGGTTCAAACGAAGGACGGCGGCAACTTGCTGACAATGCCAAATTCCAGCGATTACTTGTAATCCATTTAGGCCGCGATCACCAATTCGCTAGTCTGGATTGCGTGCAAACCGAATTGGCTGGCATTGTGTCCAGTTTACAACCCCAAGGATTACCACCCAATACTCAG ATCCCGTTCCTGTCTCTGGGTGCTCAAGTTAATCAGCGGAAAGAGATTCACAGAGGAGTGAGCGATTCAACGGGTGAATATGTCGTGGAAGAAgtcgaggaagaagatgacggAAAACCAGTAATTTTACGTCggctcatttttctttcaaacccCAATGTCATTCAGTCTGAAGCTCGAATGAAGAATG gAAAGGTTGATCTGAAGTATTTAGCTTGTCAGCATCATCTCGTCATGGTAGAAGAATTACGTCAAAATCTTGACATGACAAATCATGGGCTAAAAAGCATCCTAGTCCTTGGTCTTGGTGGCGGAGCATTGTGCACGTACTTGCATCAAGCGTACCCACAATTTAAAGTTGACGGCGTTGAGATCGATCCAACTATGGTAGATTTAGCCCGAAAATATTTTGGATTCAAACCCAGTGAAAATCTTAGGCCTCATATTGCCGATGGTTTGTCTTTTGTTCAAGACGCAGCGGCTTCAG AATCAAGGGAACGCTATGGTTGTATCATGCTCGATGTTGATTGTAAAGACCGCAGCTTGGAGATCAGCTGCCCCCCTCCAAGTTTTTTGGAACCTAATTTTATTCAATCTGTTAAACAGTGTCTGAATCCTCAAG GAATCTTCTTTATGAATTTGGTTTGCCGAGACGAAGCGAGACGTAATGGTGTCACAGAGATGCTCCGTGAATCTTTCGCCTCagtgcaaattaaaaaaatcaaaggcgaggtaaatgaaattatcacATGTCACCCTTCTTCTCCGTCTCTATCCAAGGCAAGTGGCGGAAGAAAGTCgtcaaagaaatga
- the LOC124192058 gene encoding translation initiation factor IF-2-like, whose protein sequence is MMNPMNHMATHFPGDMGGYGQHHTGPGPGSPAQQQQQQQQQPQHGGPGGPVDGMNGFRGMQQQQQQQPTGPVGNPMFQPQGPPMESQQQQQRSMMGSNAHMAGGQVVTNNMMNGSSMSLGPGPMNGMMNMQMPPQQQQQPQQQLGPGVMQQQHMMQQQQQPPQQQQQHMGVHMDGSNMVGGGGGPGGPGVVVGGQQQGGNGQGVRACAGCGGKILERFLFHALDRFWHHGCLKCSCCGARLADIGVSCYTKAGMILCRADYVRLFGSSGACSACGQGIPANELVMRVGGAGPAGGPGGGPNGIHPPPPSAGGGGVYHVKCFACTKCQTQLMPGDRYALIGGSLLCEQDCHKMMKNNNNNNNNNNNANNNNHAGPGGGGGGGGGGGGVNQQPGAGGPGATGTNVTTGGGGGGAGGGGGPVRKGKVGRPRRSRD, encoded by the exons atgatgaacccAATGAATCACATGGCCACCCATTTTCCAGGTGATATGGGTGGCTACGGACAACATCACACGGGCCCCGGACCGGGTTCACCggcccaacaacagcaacaacaacaacaacagccacagCACGGAGGGCCAGGAGGACCGGTCGACGGTATGAACGGGTTCCGTGgtatgcaacaacaacaacaacagcagccaactGGTCCAGTTGGGAATCCCATGTTTCAGCCTCAGGGACCACCGATGGAatctcagcaacaacagcagaggtCGATGATGGGAAGCAATGCTCATATGGCCGGCGGTCAAGTGGTGACAAATAACATGATGAACGGCTCTTCCATGTCTCTCGGCCCGGGTCCTATGAACGGAATGATGAACATGCAAATGCCtccccaacagcaacaacaaccgcaacaacaactcgGTCCTGGCgtcatgcagcagcagcacatgatgcaacaacagcagcagccgccacaacaacaacaacaacacatggGCGTCCACATGGATGGCAGCAAcatggttggtggtggtggtggtcccGGTGGTCCCGGTGTGGTGGTCGGAGGTCAACAACAAGGCGGCAACGGCCAAGGAGTCAGAGCCTGCGCCGGATGTGGCGGCAAGATCCTCGAGCGTTTCCTCTTCCACGCCCTGGATCGTTTCTGGCACCACGGATGCCTCAAGTGCTCCTGTTGCGGCGCCCGGCTGGCCGACATTGGCGTCTCCTGCTACACCAAAGCCGGAATGATCCTTTGCCGAGCCGACTACGTCCG GTTATTCGGAAGTTCGGGAGCGTGTTCAGCGTGCGGTCAAGGAATTCCGGCCAACGAGTTGGTGATGCGAGTCGGCGGAGCGGGTCCGGCCGGCGGTCCTGGCGGAGGACCCAACGGAATCCATCCGCCTCCGCCATCCGCAGGTGGCGGAGGCGTTTACCACGTGAAATGTTTCGCCTGTACCAAATGCCAAACGCAGTTGATGCCCGGCGACCGGTACGCCCTCATCGGCGGGAGTTTGCTGTGCGAACAAGACTGCcacaagatgatgaagaacaacaacaataacaacaataataacaacaacgccaacaacaacaatcacgcCGGTcccggtggcggcggcggtggtggcggtggaggaggaggcgtCAACCAACAACCCGGAGCCGGAGGTCCCGGAGCGACGGGAACCAATGTCACAACgggtggaggaggtggtggtgcgGGGGGAGGTGGGGGACCCGTCCGGAAAGGCAAAGTTGGCCGACCCAGACGGAGTCGAGattga